One segment of Trachemys scripta elegans isolate TJP31775 chromosome 1, CAS_Tse_1.0, whole genome shotgun sequence DNA contains the following:
- the LOC117872775 gene encoding uncharacterized protein LOC117872775 produces the protein MATGWNRDHVSRGITQGGKILQKTFIDSYDPSVLRRVQYMFYEIKWSNSKRPWQSCCHSTRTEHAEIHFIEDVFQEQRSDPSAHCSITWYMSWSPCGYCCKQIRDFLKDQPNVNLVIYVARIYWHKREINRQGLRSLMNIGVSIRVMDLPDYSYCWRTFVYDEDKDEDDYWPRHFAPWIMLYSLELQSILQNIPSCLKISSVKNQTPVFSLCVDEKQKRALTSANPYYFSDQGETHTSKTGHSLGGCSESHGHWLEQRSCIQRHHARVRMKAPYPRPSQGLQRKWELGRFRSHSPLISVTLDLTLLLPCLSLFSSITISESPILLWKICQEDFVENYDPSVLPSVTYLLYEITWNSRRRPWQRWICSAGGQHAETYFLEDVYRKLRSNPFVHCSITCYISWSPCGYCCQEIIDFLEKMPNLSLVIYVSRLYWHQVENNRKGLWNLENIGVSIQVMDLPDYSYCWRTFVYDEDKDEDDYWPSHFAPWIMLYSLELQSILQVSGTLGRGKVHPEMIHSHMQNPFSELDISLASFEISLVL, from the exons ATGGCCACTGGCTGGAACAGAG ATCATGTATCCAGAGGCATCACACAGGG GGGGAAGATACTCCAGAAGACATTTATAGACAGTTATGACCCAAGTGTCCTTCGAAGGGTGCAATACATGTTCTATGAAATCAAGTGGAGCAATAGCAAAAGGCCCTGGCAGAGCTGTTGCCATAGCACTCGGACGGAGCATGCTGAAATCCACTTCATAGAAGATGTCTTTCAGGAGCAAAGATCTGATCCTTCTGCCCACTGCTCCATCACCTGGTACATGTCCTGGAGTCCCTGTGGGTATTGCTGCAAGCAAATCAGGGATTTCCTGAAGGACCAGCCTAATGTGAATCTAGTTATTTATGTAGCACGGATCTACTGGCACAAAAGGGAAATCAATCGTCAGGGTCTACGGAGCCTGATGAACATTGGAGTGTCCATCCGAGTCATGGACCTCCCAG ATTATAGCTACTGTTGGAGAACATTTGTCTATGATGAGGACAAGGATGAAGATGATTATTGGCCCAGGCACTTTGCTCCATGGATAATGCTATATTCTCTTGAACTCCAGTCCATCCTTCAG AACATTCCATCTTGCTTAAAGATTTCATCAGTTAAGAACCAGACTCCAGTTTTCAGCCTATGTGTAGATGAGAAACAGAAAAGAGCACTCACATCAGCCAATCCCTATTA TTTTAGTGACCAG GGAGAAACACACACCAGTAAAACAGGACACAGCCTGGGAGGCTGTAGTGAAAGCCATGGCCACTGGCTGGAACAGAG GTCATGTATCCAGAGACATCACGCAAGGGTGAGAATGAAAGCACCATACCCACGTCCTTCACAAGGTTTACAGAGAAAGTGGGAGCTGGGAAGATTCAGATCTCACTCCCCTCTCATCAGTGTGACACTAGATTTAACTCTCCTtcttccctgcctctctctcttttcttccatcaCTATCTCTGAGTCTCCTATCCTTCT GTGGAAGATATGccaggaggattttgtggagaATTATGACCCAAGTGTCCTTCCAAGTGTGACTTACCTTCTCTATGAAATCACGTGGAACTCTCGCAGAAGGCCCTGGCAAAGATGGATCTGTAGTGCTGGCGGTCAGCATGCTGAAACGTACTTCCTGGAAGATGTCTATAGAAAGCTAAGATCTAATCCTTTTGTCCACTGCTCCATCACCTGTTACATATCCTGGAGCCCCTGTGGGTACTGCTGCCAGGAGATCATAGATTTTCTGGAGAAAATGCCTAATTTGAGTCTAGTCATTTATGTATCACGGCTCTACTGGCACCAAGTCGAAAACAATCGTAAGGGTCTGTGGAACCTGGAGAATATTGGAGTGTCCATCCAAGTCATGGATCTCCCAG ATTATAGCTACTGTTGGAGAACATTTGTCTATGATGAGGACAAGGATGAAGATGATTATTGGCCCAGTCACTTTGCTCCATGGATAATGCTATATTCTCTTGAACTCCAGTCCATCCTTCAGGTCAGTGGAACTTTAGGGAGGGGGAAAGTGCATCCAGAAATGATCCACAGTCACATGCAGAACCCATTTTCTGAACTGGACATTTCCTTGGCCTCCTTTGAAATCTCCCTGGTTCTGTGA